A section of the Triplophysa dalaica isolate WHDGS20190420 chromosome 8, ASM1584641v1, whole genome shotgun sequence genome encodes:
- the impg2a gene encoding interphotoreceptor matrix proteoglycan 2: protein MLQLIWTYSLCCLGCIFATAKLDISTEEVDWGWFPTLRHSDKRSQNDDISRLLQMLVEKPGDRAFLPRKKRSVLLSSGVLQCSQETVQQVIRNHLKYYQLRVCQETVWEAFKIFWDRIPNQIEYQSWLSQCQAGTVTIHDVGSSFSKSEEHLQLVLKILSQTRLKSETPSTSLCSPEDSSQNQNNPPAGDGFPAEATDVVTVPVPDEVVSQRVMEVTVEPSPVVMTTEPETEITNEVEEPAALPARPLIEQKVELTLLLMGEPWSEYLSDPTSSERLTLTQQFREKISTALKNLTEFKSVSVLDVRPQMDPSSGEKALLVEYIVFLQTSSEEISSETLDFINLQSNMVEGTYNDSLKPSITEDLNAEAAPGETLEATEPPDSDLTEEIQSVENTPALPGEEDKEVFTINPTIGLQQEDLQEHDVIKLDENTPSLTDDPNSNFPEDIEDKGLVSLSTSSTTLAVDGEAVGQDSDIATDNFDPASGSAATMVPAEETEADVEVLTDVDTPLLEDYEFSTINTATEVIEDHVSPVEIDGLITVVDADTPRMPVMEETKTSVPEVDEDDKKEIASTETQTDEESEVVMITENVSGDVEDNGEVVDCTTMANEGIGFVLKPTQSLVEGLTEDEIILVTLPTIRQPTSPVQQTSLSPEKESPFTLITMMTPENVELTSTINSEAMSTSLDYNVIFYGAEDGSGMPGINKGDDVSSIAMPTNPGRALMVFFSLRVTNMMFSEDLFNKRSPEYKALEQRFLELLVPYLQSNLSNFENLEILNFRNGSIVVNSRMKFAKPVPRGVTTAVYLILEDFCNTAYKTMNLAIDKYSLDVESGDQADPCKFQACNEFAECTVNRWSGEEECVCNAGYFSVDGLPCQSICELQPDFCLNDGKCDIIPDQGAICRCRVGENWWYRGEHCEEYVSEPLVVGIAIASVAGFLLVASGVIFFLARTLRDQYDKDELEDPIQREDSFPFLDRATKYNPMFESDLTTGYSHYYRRYPDPPIHSSGSAEASTDFSSEEVRHIYENSELTKEEIQDRIRILELYARDRQFADFMRQHQPAIDNQRESSSSSTTHVQLSATS, encoded by the exons ATGTTGCAGCTCATATGGACGTACAGCCTTTGTTGTTTGGGCTGCATATTTGCAACAGCCAAACTGGATATTTCCACAG AGGAAGTTGACTGGGGTTGGTTTCCTACACTTAGACATTCAGATAAGCGCTCACAAAATGATGATATTTCACGGTTGTTGCAAATGCTTGTGGAGAAGCCTGGAGACCGAGCGTTCTTGCCAAGAAAGAAGCGTAGTGTTCTTCTCTCTAGTGGAGTATTGCAATGCAGTCAAGAAACAGTACAGCAAGTCATCCGCAATCATCTCAAATACTACCAGCTCAGAG TTTGTCAGGAAACTGTGTGGGAAGCCTTTAAAATCTTCTGGGACCGCATCCCTAACCAGATAGAGTACCAGAGCTGGTTGAGTCAATGCCAGGCCGGAACAGTCACCATACATGACGTTGGCTCCTCTTTCAGCAAATCAGAGGAACACCTACAACTTGTCCTCAAA ATACTTTCTCAGACCAGATTGAAAAG TGAAACACCTTCAACGTCATTATGCAGTCCTGAGGATTCTtcccaaaatcaaaataatcCACCAGCAG GTGATGGGTTTCCAGCAGAGGCCACTGACGTGGTGACTGTACCTGTTCCAGATGAGGTCGTCTCTCAGAGGGTGATGGAAGTTACAGTAGAACCATCACCTGTTGTCATGACGACTGAACCGGAAACTGAG ATTACTAATGAGGTTGAAGAGCCTGCTGCTTTACCTGCACGTCCTCTTATTGAACAGAAGGTAGAGCTGACGTTATTACTGATGGGAGAGCCGTGGAGCGAATATCTGTCTGACCCCACCAGCAGTGAGCGCCTCACTCTCACCCAGCAGTTCAGAGAAAAG ATTTCTACTGCTTTGAAAAATCTTACCGAATTCAAGAGTGTATCAGTACTGGATGTCAG GCCACAGATGGATCCCTCAAG TGGTGAAAAAGCATTGCTGGTGGAATATATTGTGTTCCTTCAGACAAGCAGTGAAGAGATCAGCAGTGAGACACTTGATTTTATTAATCTCCAGTCAAACATGGTAGAGGGAACCTACAATGACTCCCTTAAACCCTCCATTACTGAAGACTTGAATG CGGAAGCCGCTCCAGGGGAAACTCTTGAAGCAACAGAACCTCCAGACTCTGACCTCACG GAGGAAATTCAAAGTGTAGAAAACACACCAGCTCTGCCTGGTGAGGAGGACAAGGAGGTCTTCACCATTAATCCAACGATAGGATTACAACAGGAAGATTTGCAAGAACATGATGTTATAAAACTAGATGAGAACACACCATCTCTCACTGATGATCCAAACAGCAATTTCCCGGAGG ATATTGAAGACAAGGGCTTGGTTTCCTTGTCTACCTCCAGTACAACTCTTGCTGTGGATGGTGAAGCTGTTGGTCAAGACAGTGACATCGCAACTGATAACTTTGATCCTGCCTCTGGATCTGCTGCCACAATGGTCCCAGCTGAAGAGACTGAAGCTGATGTAGAGGTTTTGACTGATGTAGACACACCCCTTTTAGAGGACTATGAATTCTCCACCATCAACACAGCTACAGAGGTGATTGAGGACCACGTTTCACCTGTGGAAATAGATGGACTGATTACTGTTGTAGATGCTGATACACCAAGAATGCCAGTTATGGAAGAGACAAAAACTTCCGTACCTGAGGTAGATGAAGATGATAAGAAAGAAATTGCTTCCACAGAAACACAAACGGATGAAGAATCTGAAGTTGTAATGATTACAGAAAACGTATCAGGGGATGTTGAAGATAATGGGGAAGTTGTTGATTGTACCACAATGGCAAACGAAGGAATTGGTTTTGTACTAAAACCTACTCAATCTTTAGTGGAAGGTCTAACAGAGGATGAGATCATATTGGTCACTTTACCAACCATCCGACAACCAACAAGCCCAGTCCAACAAACTTCTCTTTCACCAGAGAAAGAATCACCCTTCACTCTCATCACCATGATGACCCCAGAGAATGTTGAGTTAACTTCTACCATTAATTCAGAAGCCATGAGTACATCCTTGGATTATAATGTGATTTTTTATGGGGCGGAAGATGGTAGCGGCATGCCCGGTATCAACAAAGGTGACGATGTTTCCAGCATTGCCATGCCAACGAACCCTGGGCGAGCTTTGATGGTGTTCTTCAGTCTTCGTGTAACTAACATGATGTTCTCAGAAGATCTGTTCAATAAGAGGTCTCCAGAATACAAAGCCTTGGAACAACGTTTTCTCGAACTG CTGGTGCCATATCTCCAATCAAACCTAAGTAACTTTGAGAACCTGGAGATCCTGAACTTCAGGAATGGAAGCATCGTGGTGAACAGCCGGATGAAGTTTGCGAAACCTGTTCCTCGTGGAGTCACAACTGCTGTTTATCTTATTCTGGAGGACTTCTGCAACACAGCGTACAAGACCATGAACCTCGCCATCGACAAATATTCCCTGGATGTGGAATCAG GTGATCAGGCAGACCCATGCAAGTTCCAGGCATGTAATGAGTTTGCAGAATGTACTGTGAACCGCTGGTCGGGTGAAGaagaatgtgtgtgtaatgcTGGGTACTTCAGTGTCGATGGACTTCCCTGCCAGAGCATCTGTGAGCTTCAGCCTGACTTCTGCTTGAATGATGGGAAATGTGACATCATTCCAGACCAAGGAGCTATCTGCAG ATGTCGTGTGGGGGAGAACTGGTGGTACAGAGGGGAGCATTGCGAAGAATATGTATCTGAGCCACTCGTAGTCGGCATTGCCATCGCATCGGTTGCTGGGTTTCTGCTGGTTGCATCAGGAGTAATCTTCTTCTTAGCGAGAACCCTGAGAGACCAGTATGACAAAGATGAGCTGGAGGACCCAATACA aagagAGGATAGTTTTCCGTTTTTAGACAGGGCCACTAAGTACAACCCTATGTTCGAGAGTGATCTGACGACAGGCTACAGTCATTACTACCGGCGGTACCCCGACCCCCCGATCCACAGCAGTGGCAGTGCTGAGGCCTCCACTGACTTCAGCAGTGAAGAAGTTCGCCACATTTATGAGAACAGTGAGCTCACCAAGGAG GAGATTCAAGATCGCATCCGTATCCTTGAACTCTACGCAAGAGATCGTCAGTTTGCAGACTTCATGCGGCAACATCAACC AGCGATAGATAATCAGAGAGAAAGTTCCTCTTCATCGACAACACACGTCCAACTGAGCGCAACAAGCTGA
- the mid1ip1a gene encoding mid1-interacting protein 1A, with protein sequence MQMSEPLSQKNALFKAMNRFIGAVNNMDETVMVPSLLRDVPLDQEIELQKLTKEPDSYRRDVEVDMYSYYSQLKSIRNNIEWGVMRAEEQRRKNDNSASEPPRTEPEGDMDLEELLQYHLRGLHGVLSNLTSQANNLTNRYKQEIGIAGWGQ encoded by the coding sequence ATGCAGATGTCCGAGCCCCTCAGCCAGAAGAACGCGCTTTTCAAGGCCATGAACCGATTTATCGGCGCCGTCAACAACATGGACGAGACGGTCATGGTGCCGAGCCTACTGAGAGATGTGCCGTTGGACCAGGAAATTGAGCTGCAGAAGTTAACTAAAGAGCCGGACAGCTATCGCAGGGATGTTGAGGTGGACATGTACAGCTACTACAGCCAGCTCAAGTCCATCCGAAACAACATCGAATGGGGCGTCATGCGTGCAGAGGAGCAGAGGcgcaaaaatgacaattctgcgTCGGAGCCACCGCGCACCGAGCCCGAGGGCGACATGGACTTGGAAGAACTCCTACAGTACCACTTGAGGGGTTTGCATGGGGTGCTGTCCAACCTTACAAGTCAAGCCAACAACCTGACTAACAGATACAAGCAGGAGATTGGCATCGCTGGCTGGGGACAGTGA
- the senp7 gene encoding sentrin-specific protease 7 isoform X1: MPHEKTRSSLLSDTLNRRRALTLSPGGRHVSCQTESPLKIPRSSSAKDEDIETNKDRKTSSTKIHWTQLASNGTSPQLDPRSTSDRGHKTWQELERRQVKIVLKDVLQTKIGQSFLGERRSDQTSTSELKYTRRSSLTVRGRKDSAEAKDNSPCPKQTKSTACTENESCLSKDQIKIKKSRVKQTNSSLELSELSEESNNSYSPRESESPECVEISDQLSEQIKPSTFKEKEATSLEGSLQNDEAVLSEFEVGHSPLSSIEEQVHLKEDDTDSEHLTNQKESEETQECSEYTEEDKKETHKRVNGETEQELEGLRGSVLRLSVGADGEVPLKRCRLDSLSSEQVPGSDCASESAEGQSCQPLPTETIVLSSEEEEEENEEDVVKDKEEEVLNILPPEGDKATDRLETPESAYEQKSMPDFHSHITRLYTQSCSMMELRLSSLHMGGVSAISNENMKISTEEIIISLKDSSVKVSISMASVRKYSVWEGTMLKGCELVKDDDILPPSLLLLWLFDSQARQLHKDLSVIEPETFPDEGNTCVVLCLAEPVAGIESAILASLMDLVALQQGSPELLSPLTHSDSLNLLQSSQETHLLKLLTSKSDMQTSNAAQATVSTIMDADVQLKPVYTLCHRRSQGSYSVSMEPGLGSEWTPYCHQGPTRRLIQFPPPPSKGALSVTTEDLECLDSGEFLNDVIIDFYLKYLLVQKAPPSSVERSHVFSSFFYKQLTRKDNANEDSTSTPAQVRRHQRVRTWTRHVDIFDKDFLFVPVNQESHWYLVVICFPGLEEPHCVNREGFGDEGLNATEIQSDNRSNSNEDKDADDIQIKASNSHEPVSCTESTCKRQTICKRPCILVMDSLKLSLHERIFKLLREYLQVEWEVKRGGYRDFSVENMEGSHCKVPLQDNSSDCGLYLLQYAESFLQDPVVHFDLPLRLERWFPRQKVRGKREDIRDLILHLYRFQQGSMGNEALIDRVDNRNAI; this comes from the exons ATGCCACATGAAAAAACCCGCAGTAGCCTCTTGTCTGACACCCTGAACCGGAGAAGAGCTCTGACGCTCTCACCAGGTGGAAGACATGTCAGCTGTCAG ACTGAAAGTCCACTCAAGATTCCCAGAAGTTCCTCAGCTAAAGATGAGGATATAGAGACAAATAAAGATAGGAAAACGAGCAGCACCAAG ATCCATTGGACACAGCTGGCATCAAATGGTACGTCCCCCCAGTTAGATCCCAGATCAACCAGtgatcgaggacataaaacatggCAGGAATTAGAAAG ACGTCAGGTAAAGATTGTCTTAAAAGATGTCCTCCAGACAAAGATCGGACaaagctttcttggagaaagacgAAGTGATCAGACATCAACAAGTGAGCTTAAATACACGAGAAGAAGCAGTCTGACAGTGAGAGGTAGAAAAGACTCTGCTGAAGCAAAAGATAACTCACCATGCCCAAAACAGACCAAATCAACCGCTTGTACTGAAAATGAATCATGTTTATCCAAAGATcagataaagataaaaaaatcacgagtcaaacaaacaaactcttcGCTGGAACTATCAGAGCTGTCTGAAGAATCAAATAACTCTTATTCACCCAGAGAAAGTGAGTCTCCAGAGTGTGTTGAGATTAGCGATCAGCTGTCTGAACAGATCAAGCCATCTACATTTAAAGAGAAGGAGGCAACATCGCTTGAAGGATCTCTACAAAATGATGAAGCAGTTTTGTCTGAATTTGAAGTGGGACACAGCCCCTTATCATCAATAGAAGAGCAAGTTCACCTCAAAGAGGATGACACTGATAGTGAG CATCTAACCAATCAGAAAGAAAGTGAAGAAACACAAGAATGCTCAGAGTATACAGAAGAAGATAAGAAGGAAACCCACAAACGGGTGAATGGAGAGACAGAGCAGGAGTTGGAGGGGTTAAGGGGTAGTGTCTTGCGTCTCTCAGTCGGGGCTGATGGAGAGGTCCCACTCAAAAGATGTCGTTTGGACAGCCTCTCAAGTGAACAGGTTCCCGGGTCAGACTGCGCCTCTGAGAGTGCAGAGGGACAGTCCTGTCAGCCCCTCCCAACTGAAACCA TTGTTCTCTCAAgtgaagaggaggaagaggagaatGAGGAGGATGTGGTAAAAGACAAAGAGGAAGAGGTCTTAAACATTCTGCCACCAGAGGGCGATAAAGCAACGGATAGACTAGAGACACCAGAAAGCGCTTATGAGCAGAAATCAATGCCTGATTTTCACTCGCACATTACACGACTGTACACACAG AGTTGTAGCATGATGGAGTTGCGACTGTCTTCACTTCACATGGGTGGAGTTAGTGCCATATCCAATGAGAATATGAAG atttcaaCAGAGGAGATCATCATTTCATTAAAAG ATTCTTCAGTGAAAGTTTCTATATCGATGGCAAGCGTGCGTAAATACAGTGTGTGGGAGGGGACCATGTTGAAGGGGTGCGAACTGGTTAAGGATGATGACATCCTGCCGCCTTCTTTGCTGCTGCTATGGCTGTTTGACTCTCAGGCCCGCCAATTGCACAAAGATCTGTCCGTTATCGAACCAGAGACATTCCCAG aTGAAGGCAACacgtgtgtggtgctgtgtttGGCAGAGCCTGTTGCTGGCATTGAGAGTGCCATCCTGGCCTCACTAATGGACCTGGTGGCTCTGCAACAGGGCAGTCCAGAGCTCCTCTCCCCCCTCACACATTCAGACTCCTTGAACCTGCTGCAGAGCTCACAGGAAACACATTTGCTAAAGCTGCTGACGTCCAAATCAGACATGCAGACCAGTAATGCTGCACAGGCAACTGTATCTACCATAATG GATGCTGATGTTCAGCTGAAGCCAGTCTACACACTGTGCCACAGAAGATCTCAAGGTTCCTACAGTGTTTCAATGGAACCTGGTCTCGGGTCAGAATGGACCCCCTACTGCCACCAAGGTCCTACACGCAG GTTGATTCAGTTCCCTCCTCCGCCCTCTAAAGGAGCCCTCTCTGTGACAACAGAAGACTTGGAGTGTTTAGACAGTGGCGAATTTCTTAATGATGTCATCATCGACTTCTACCTCAA gTATCTTTTGGTGCAGAAGGCTCCACCGTCATCTGTTGAAAGATCACATGTTTTCAGCAGCTTTTTCTATAAACAGCTCACACGCAAAGACAATGCGAATGAAGACAGCACAAGCACACC AGCTCAGGTCAGAAGGCATCAGCGTGTTAGGACATGGACCCGTCATGTAGACATCTTTGACAAAGACTTCCTGTTTGTACCTGTCAATCAAGA ATCGCACTGGTATCTGGTGGTAATATGTTTCCCAGGGTTGGAAGAACCGCATTGTGTGAACAGGGAAGGCTTTGGTGATGAGGGTCTGAACGCAACTGAGATCCAGTCCGACAACAGGTCCAACAGTAATGAGGATAAAGACGCAG ATGACATCCAAATAAAGGCCAGTAATTCTCATGAACCCGTG AGCTGCACAGAAAGTACCTGTAAGAGACAAACTATCTGCAAAAG GCCGTGTATTCTTGTCATGGACTCTCTGAAGTTATCTCTTCATGAGCGTATCTTCAAACTCTTGCGAGA ATACCTTCAGGTGGAGTGGGAGGTAAAGAGAGGTGGTTATCGTGACTTTAGTGTTGAAAACATGGAAGGTTCCCATTGTAAAGTCCCTCTGCAGGATAACAGCAGCGACTGTGGCCTCTACCTGCTACAATATGCCGAAAGCTTTTTACAG GACCCAGTTGTACATTTTGACTTGCCGCTGAGATTAGAACGCTGGTTTCCTCGGCAAAAGGTTCGAGGGAAACGAGAGGACATTCGAGACCTCATACTACACCTGTACCGATTTCAGCAAGGCTCTATGGGAAATGAAGCATTAATAGATAGAGTAGATAATAGAAATGCGATTTAA
- the si:dkey-100n23.5 gene encoding cyclic AMP receptor-like protein A: protein MEDEHLVQVKNISSSRCTFFNIEPNDYRCDVILKVKRATGTFSLVACFLMLFAIWLLRRYNSLAQKMIASLTVAAFFDSAAYVMGESHPEGSLCDFQAWWLTYFDWSALAWVCLITLNLYLNLVKEIRTEHYEIPYHVVAWGVPLLMSILPLLSGYYGPAGAWCWITDDHVAWRFGIWYIPLFTLIILMIWCYARIICVANERMRSWLGTFNPERERRKMSLAEEIRPLKWYPSVYLLVSIFPLINRLHNAAYPEDPVFSLTLLHVLSAPLHGLANALVFGRDTWSQLSTTGIKMALQSRLCDRTMIGEYHPATIRYTHDLDTHSDSDDEDSNVLFYSPDMTLKDRGPWESV, encoded by the exons ATGGAAGATGAGCATCTGGTCCAGGTTAAAAACATCAGCAGCTCCCGCTGCACCTTTTTCAACATAGAGCCGAACGACTATCGATGT GATGTGATTCTTAAAGTTAAAAGAGCCACAGGGACATTTTCACTGGTGGCATG CTTTTTAATGCTCTTTGCGATATGGCTGCTGCGGCGATATAACTCTTTGGCTCAG aAAATGATAGCCAGTCTGACAGTAGCTGCCTTTTTTGACAGTGCAGCATATGTTATG GGAGAGTCTCATCCGGAGGGTTCTCTATGTGATTTTCAGGCTTGGTGGCTCACATATTTTG ACTGGAGTGCTCTGGCCTGGGTGTGTCTTATTACTCTCAATCTCTACCTGAACCTGGTGAAAGAAATTAGAACTGAACATTATGAAAT ACCGTACCATGTGGTGGCATGGGGGGTTCCTCTGCTAATGTCGATCCTACCTCTGCTTTCTGGATACTATGGTCCTGCTGGAGCCTGGTG TTGGATCACAGATGACCATGTTGCCTGGAGGTTTGGCAT ATGGTACATCCCCCTGTTTACCCTTATTATCCTCATGATCTGGTGTTATGCTCGAATCATCTGTGTGGCCAATGAGAGG ATGCGTTCCTGGTTGGGCACCTTTAACccagaaagagagaggaggaag ATGTCTTTAGCTGAAGAGATCAGACCGTTAAAGTGGTATCCCTCCGTCTATCTGCTCGTATCTATCTTCCCCCTTATAAATCG actTCATAACGCTGCTTACCCAGAGGACCCTGTGTTTTCTTTGACCTTACTGCACGTGCTCAGTGCTCCCTTACATGGTCTTGCCAATGCTCTCGTTTTTGGTAGAGACACCTGGAGTCAACTGAGTACCACAGGAATAAAG ATGGCCCTTCAGTCTCGGCTGTGTGATCGCACAATGATTGGAGAGTACCATCCAGCGACTATAAGATACACACATGACCTCGACACACACTCCGACTCAGATGACGAGGACAGCAATGTTCTCTTTTATAGTCCAGACATGACTCTGAAAGACAGAGGACCCTGGGAGAGTGTTTAG
- the senp7 gene encoding sentrin-specific protease 7 isoform X2: MPHEKTRSSLLSDTLNRRRALTLSPGGRHVSCQTESPLKIPRSSSAKDEDIETNKDRKTSSTKIHWTQLASNGTSPQLDPRSTSDRGHKTWQELERRQVKIVLKDVLQTKIGQSFLGERRSDQTSTSELKYTRRSSLTVRDQIKIKKSRVKQTNSSLELSELSEESNNSYSPRESESPECVEISDQLSEQIKPSTFKEKEATSLEGSLQNDEAVLSEFEVGHSPLSSIEEQVHLKEDDTDSEHLTNQKESEETQECSEYTEEDKKETHKRVNGETEQELEGLRGSVLRLSVGADGEVPLKRCRLDSLSSEQVPGSDCASESAEGQSCQPLPTETIVLSSEEEEEENEEDVVKDKEEEVLNILPPEGDKATDRLETPESAYEQKSMPDFHSHITRLYTQSCSMMELRLSSLHMGGVSAISNENMKISTEEIIISLKDSSVKVSISMASVRKYSVWEGTMLKGCELVKDDDILPPSLLLLWLFDSQARQLHKDLSVIEPETFPDEGNTCVVLCLAEPVAGIESAILASLMDLVALQQGSPELLSPLTHSDSLNLLQSSQETHLLKLLTSKSDMQTSNAAQATVSTIMDADVQLKPVYTLCHRRSQGSYSVSMEPGLGSEWTPYCHQGPTRRLIQFPPPPSKGALSVTTEDLECLDSGEFLNDVIIDFYLKYLLVQKAPPSSVERSHVFSSFFYKQLTRKDNANEDSTSTPAQVRRHQRVRTWTRHVDIFDKDFLFVPVNQESHWYLVVICFPGLEEPHCVNREGFGDEGLNATEIQSDNRSNSNEDKDADDIQIKASNSHEPVSCTESTCKRQTICKRPCILVMDSLKLSLHERIFKLLREYLQVEWEVKRGGYRDFSVENMEGSHCKVPLQDNSSDCGLYLLQYAESFLQDPVVHFDLPLRLERWFPRQKVRGKREDIRDLILHLYRFQQGSMGNEALIDRVDNRNAI, encoded by the exons ATGCCACATGAAAAAACCCGCAGTAGCCTCTTGTCTGACACCCTGAACCGGAGAAGAGCTCTGACGCTCTCACCAGGTGGAAGACATGTCAGCTGTCAG ACTGAAAGTCCACTCAAGATTCCCAGAAGTTCCTCAGCTAAAGATGAGGATATAGAGACAAATAAAGATAGGAAAACGAGCAGCACCAAG ATCCATTGGACACAGCTGGCATCAAATGGTACGTCCCCCCAGTTAGATCCCAGATCAACCAGtgatcgaggacataaaacatggCAGGAATTAGAAAG ACGTCAGGTAAAGATTGTCTTAAAAGATGTCCTCCAGACAAAGATCGGACaaagctttcttggagaaagacgAAGTGATCAGACATCAACAAGTGAGCTTAAATACACGAGAAGAAGCAGTCTGACAGTGAGAG ATcagataaagataaaaaaatcacgagtcaaacaaacaaactcttcGCTGGAACTATCAGAGCTGTCTGAAGAATCAAATAACTCTTATTCACCCAGAGAAAGTGAGTCTCCAGAGTGTGTTGAGATTAGCGATCAGCTGTCTGAACAGATCAAGCCATCTACATTTAAAGAGAAGGAGGCAACATCGCTTGAAGGATCTCTACAAAATGATGAAGCAGTTTTGTCTGAATTTGAAGTGGGACACAGCCCCTTATCATCAATAGAAGAGCAAGTTCACCTCAAAGAGGATGACACTGATAGTGAG CATCTAACCAATCAGAAAGAAAGTGAAGAAACACAAGAATGCTCAGAGTATACAGAAGAAGATAAGAAGGAAACCCACAAACGGGTGAATGGAGAGACAGAGCAGGAGTTGGAGGGGTTAAGGGGTAGTGTCTTGCGTCTCTCAGTCGGGGCTGATGGAGAGGTCCCACTCAAAAGATGTCGTTTGGACAGCCTCTCAAGTGAACAGGTTCCCGGGTCAGACTGCGCCTCTGAGAGTGCAGAGGGACAGTCCTGTCAGCCCCTCCCAACTGAAACCA TTGTTCTCTCAAgtgaagaggaggaagaggagaatGAGGAGGATGTGGTAAAAGACAAAGAGGAAGAGGTCTTAAACATTCTGCCACCAGAGGGCGATAAAGCAACGGATAGACTAGAGACACCAGAAAGCGCTTATGAGCAGAAATCAATGCCTGATTTTCACTCGCACATTACACGACTGTACACACAG AGTTGTAGCATGATGGAGTTGCGACTGTCTTCACTTCACATGGGTGGAGTTAGTGCCATATCCAATGAGAATATGAAG atttcaaCAGAGGAGATCATCATTTCATTAAAAG ATTCTTCAGTGAAAGTTTCTATATCGATGGCAAGCGTGCGTAAATACAGTGTGTGGGAGGGGACCATGTTGAAGGGGTGCGAACTGGTTAAGGATGATGACATCCTGCCGCCTTCTTTGCTGCTGCTATGGCTGTTTGACTCTCAGGCCCGCCAATTGCACAAAGATCTGTCCGTTATCGAACCAGAGACATTCCCAG aTGAAGGCAACacgtgtgtggtgctgtgtttGGCAGAGCCTGTTGCTGGCATTGAGAGTGCCATCCTGGCCTCACTAATGGACCTGGTGGCTCTGCAACAGGGCAGTCCAGAGCTCCTCTCCCCCCTCACACATTCAGACTCCTTGAACCTGCTGCAGAGCTCACAGGAAACACATTTGCTAAAGCTGCTGACGTCCAAATCAGACATGCAGACCAGTAATGCTGCACAGGCAACTGTATCTACCATAATG GATGCTGATGTTCAGCTGAAGCCAGTCTACACACTGTGCCACAGAAGATCTCAAGGTTCCTACAGTGTTTCAATGGAACCTGGTCTCGGGTCAGAATGGACCCCCTACTGCCACCAAGGTCCTACACGCAG GTTGATTCAGTTCCCTCCTCCGCCCTCTAAAGGAGCCCTCTCTGTGACAACAGAAGACTTGGAGTGTTTAGACAGTGGCGAATTTCTTAATGATGTCATCATCGACTTCTACCTCAA gTATCTTTTGGTGCAGAAGGCTCCACCGTCATCTGTTGAAAGATCACATGTTTTCAGCAGCTTTTTCTATAAACAGCTCACACGCAAAGACAATGCGAATGAAGACAGCACAAGCACACC AGCTCAGGTCAGAAGGCATCAGCGTGTTAGGACATGGACCCGTCATGTAGACATCTTTGACAAAGACTTCCTGTTTGTACCTGTCAATCAAGA ATCGCACTGGTATCTGGTGGTAATATGTTTCCCAGGGTTGGAAGAACCGCATTGTGTGAACAGGGAAGGCTTTGGTGATGAGGGTCTGAACGCAACTGAGATCCAGTCCGACAACAGGTCCAACAGTAATGAGGATAAAGACGCAG ATGACATCCAAATAAAGGCCAGTAATTCTCATGAACCCGTG AGCTGCACAGAAAGTACCTGTAAGAGACAAACTATCTGCAAAAG GCCGTGTATTCTTGTCATGGACTCTCTGAAGTTATCTCTTCATGAGCGTATCTTCAAACTCTTGCGAGA ATACCTTCAGGTGGAGTGGGAGGTAAAGAGAGGTGGTTATCGTGACTTTAGTGTTGAAAACATGGAAGGTTCCCATTGTAAAGTCCCTCTGCAGGATAACAGCAGCGACTGTGGCCTCTACCTGCTACAATATGCCGAAAGCTTTTTACAG GACCCAGTTGTACATTTTGACTTGCCGCTGAGATTAGAACGCTGGTTTCCTCGGCAAAAGGTTCGAGGGAAACGAGAGGACATTCGAGACCTCATACTACACCTGTACCGATTTCAGCAAGGCTCTATGGGAAATGAAGCATTAATAGATAGAGTAGATAATAGAAATGCGATTTAA